The Salarias fasciatus chromosome 11, fSalaFa1.1, whole genome shotgun sequence genomic interval GGCAGTGCAGATAAACTGGTTTATTTTAACTAAGGCACTGCAGCAGGGTCCACTTTTACTCGGTTACTGCTCTAATCTCGCTAGTCTCTGCTTCTTCTCTGTCCCAGAAATCACTGCTTTGTTTGTGACTCAGTTTATTTGAGAATAGGTTTTaaatgggtttgttttttttctgtctttgacaCCAGAGTGAAATCCCCGGACATGTTGCATCTCGGAACAGCGGTGACAAATCTGTCATCTTGTCAGCAATATTTTCTGACGATGCTTTAGAATGTGTGAGACGGAAACGTGGGTGTGGGTTACTTACGAGACCGGCTGTGGTTGTTTTGAGGTGATCCACTCACAGGAAGACTGCAGCTTTCAACCTTTCCAGTGGTTTTACCATGACAAAACATTGCATTTAAATTAACGTAACAGCAAAGGTTAGTTTATGTGAATAACAGCTTTAAATATTTGTTGAAATGTACAAGTTTAAATGATTAAGTGGATGCTAATTGGAAACAAATTAGATTAATTCCATTTTGTTAGAGCAATAAATAACTGTGTTCAACAAGAGACtcacaaatacatttttgataaattttctgtcaaaattcagtttctgcattaaaaaaagaccatGTTCCTTCTCCAGTTTGAAAGGGCATTGGTAAATATTAAACAATTCATTTGGAAAGTCACCTTCACGTGGAAGTCCCAGGGATGcttttcttatttcttattCCTCCACAGGCATCCATCACTCTGCAGTTGAGACAGAATAAAgccctgcagcggctgcaggcaCTGGGCTCATTGTGTTGTTGGCAGCCAGCAGTGAGTGCTGCTGACCCTGCACATTACATGGCTCAGCCCCGTGGCAGCTCCAGTCTCTCTGCTTGTGCCGATAATACAGCTTGTTTAGGTCATTTACTCACATGAATGTATTGAACCTGCTCAGGGTTTCAGTAGAGAGGAAATTCACAGTGCAAAGGGGTACGATCATGTCTTGAACGGCCCTTTCCTCTAAAAGTAGATTACTGTTGGGACCCAGGGTCTGTATATATTTCTtcacataaaatgaaaatgatttaatgCCACACTGAACAATTAAAATGCTTTAACACTAAGTCACCAATTCATGTAGGTTAACAGAAtgtaattagatttttttttttttttttaggaatttcagattagaaaaaaaaacaacataacagctGCCCTCTTCATACTGGTTTTGTGGCAGTTTTACATAAATTTCTCAACAAATGGACGACCTTTCTCTTTTCAGGAATAAGAAGCTTGGGGATGGTTATTGTTTGAGTTATTGTGTAAACTTGCATATGAGGTTGGATTAGGTTTTAATTTAGTATTTATAGAAAATCTGACAAAAGTGTGTTTTGAAGTACGTTTTGGTGATTTTGTTTGTGTACGGTGTTTGcttttcactttactttttctGTTCTAAGATGTACAGGCATAACATGTTCCTCCTTTGCTAGCAGTTCTTTTCAGGTTGCTGCTTTTCTCACTGCTGATGTCTGTATATGACTGAATAAATTACATGTTGGAAGTGTTCCAGGGCCCCACAAGTAACCAAATAGTAAGACCTGGTATTATGTCTGATTTGTTTAATGGTTGATTATGTTTCCTCCTCATGATTATGTCTTTAATGGAGTGCAGTTTTCTAGTCTGTCATTCATACATCAATGAGCTCTGCTTCTGTACTTCAGCCAAATTTGCCAAGTTCGGGCAGTGGCACAGAGTTGCACCATTTCTAGCGTTCTGCCTCTGTTGGAGCAGCACTCTGTTATTTGAGTGTTGTTGCTGAGGCTAAACTTAACTTGTTGGACTCTTCACATGTACAGCATTTTACCTTCTACATCATATTTGTATGATACCTGATTAATGAGTCAACACATGACTTTCTCCTCTTTCAAAACAGCCATCTGACTCGGATTCCTGGTGTGTCACTCATTAGTCATCTGGTTTTGGTTATACGGTATTTCAGTGGGCCAGGCAAGGCTCAAACATATTGGATTTCATGTCTGGCTTCAAAGAAACCTCCCGTTCAGACTTTAGTGGCTGTGCTGCTAGCTTGATGTCTAGGAACTCTCACTGTAATGAGTTTTTTGTGTTAACTTTCAGAGTCTGACTTTAGGGTAAGTCTGCCATTTGTCTCCCAGTTGGACGCCAGGCTCTTCTTGTTTGCGGAGTAAAAAACGATGGGCTCAGTTTTCAAAGGCAAATGTAAGGAACCATTTTTCCAGCCGTGTGAATCATAAATGgcttcactgtgtgtttttgattgtATGTTTGATTTGTATGCAGGCTTGTGCGGGGCATATGGTTCCCATTAGGAGCAGGCTAGGTTATACGAGGGCAGGCCTGTGAGGCTGGGAGGATGGCGTGTGAACAGTGAGTTTGAGTTGGTGCGTTTGTGGTTTGAAGCTGCAGTTTTGGAGGCTGACTCAAGATTTAGTTTTAATGACCCAGCTGAGCGATGGTAGTGTGTGCGTGAGATGAGGGAGGTAattttgaggggttttttttgttttttttgttctttggtatGTTTGCCTGTTGGTAGCCATTTAACTCAAAGTCCCTCACACTAGGCTTGACTTTACCCCATGTGCTGTTAAGTTGTATTTCGTAGTCACACTTCTTTGAAAAGTTTCCACTTTTGGTATTTTGAGACTAAATAATTCCAAACTTAGTCCTGCAAATAGTTACTGAACTTGGGAACGTGGTCAAAACCATTTTCTTCAGGCTTCCTTTGTGGCTGTTGTACTCTTCATACTCACACATTTACTTTTTCTCACACTTTTATAAGATCAAGCAACAACTTTCAGTCCACTGTCACAATGCCACACATCCCTTTTCCAAATCAAATTTCCAGGTTAATCTTTGGTTGTCTTTTGTTCTGTAGAGGTGTTTCACCCATATTTCACTCCAGTTAATACTATACGGCCAAACTCTGGCAAATATGGAGGATGTAGAGTTTACCAGATCTCCAAAGCAGGACTGTGTTGAGGGAGTCTCCTCAGTAGTGCTTCTACATCATGTCTGtttattcttttaaatcagTTGCCTTAACTGTCACTTTCTTAGTGATACTGTTTccattttatcattttacttACAATTGCAATTGTGGCttactttgaaataaacagTAGTACATTAAAACAAGCAAGTGAGTCAAAGGGTTTCATTTGTGCTATATTCACATGAAGAAACATCAATAGTCAAGAAACATACATGAAGAGGTTTTCCCAAACCTCTGTTTCTCCCACACATCGAAATAAGAACTGCTGGCACACACCTGTTGCCATTGTTGGAGGAAAAACCAAGTTTGgattaaaagattaaaagttAACTGCTTACCATTCAGACAACAGGAAATATAATCCAAGGGGCAGTTTTGATTCGACACTAGTTTAAGCAaaagtttcccttttttttaatctgggaGTGGCTCAACGTCTGCAGGTTTTTCCACATTGACTCTAAAATATAAACTTTATTGCCCATGTTTCTTGTGTGTGGTGCTAAACTATTATTTTAGTCGGCGTGCTCATTGAGCTAGCAGTTGTGGTTGGAATAGGTTTAGTTGACTGGAGGAAACATTATGTTGgtagttatgttttttttaagcatttgtgGCTCTCAGCTACCGCCTCGTTTTAAGTGTCAGTCTGTAACATTCGGACGTGTCCGCACTTGCATGTCGTGATTGAAAGGGATTTGGTGTCTATTTTCCTGCCGAGTCTGTCTCAGAATAATCACAGGTGTACTTTTGTCAGTGTCTGACAAAAGGGTTTCTGGCACCATGGATACACAGCCCATGTTTGTCTCGTTTCAGCTCAGATTTTCTGAGGCCCCCCCACTCCATTTGTATGCATTACTGTCATAACATTTATCTTTGAGTATGAATTTGAAATACTTCTCTTTCAATTTGCCTTGTTTTGCCTGCATTAATCCCCTTTCAGCAGCTCTACCTCTCTCCTGCCTTTGCCAGTGTTTACTTTCCTGCAGAGTGTGGTTTCAGCTTCAAAGCCTGGGAAGGAATGCAtatgccccctccctcccccagcCTCTTTTCTCTCCACCCAGTGCTCCACTTCCCCCGTCCTTCTTCACCTAAATAGTTAGTTGCCGCTGCACTTAATGGTGGCTTTGTATGTGAGCTGCTGCcgtttgcatgtttgctttaAATGGGAAGAGGAAAGCCAAGAAAGGGAGGAGACAGGAAGGGAAATAAGTCACTGGAATGTCACTTGCCGGGGTCGTCTCTTTAGATTTGATATATATGGCCTTACATTTTAGTCAGCTTTTTGCCTTACCTTCACTGTGTCTGCATTGAGTGAAATGGCAGGTGTTTGACCGGCAAACACCTTGGAGATGTGCAGTTATTTATGGACGAAGAActgattttcctttttcctgtttcagatCAGGAAGCTGTGTCGGCCGCAGTTTGAGAAAGGAACATGGCTTCCCAGGGTAAGCTGACGTGCTGACGCACACGCtcactttttttattcacttttgtGTGCTATACCTGTACTAATCAATacataggtgtgtgtgtgtgtgtgtgcagagaacaatggaAGATGCAGTGTTTCTTACTTAATGGCAGTTTTGAACTAGTTTTTGTCTTACTGcagattcattttcacttgagcaCAGCGAATTAGgtattgattttaatttgagaCTTGAGGCACACGTAAAATCGAATGCAGCTCATCAGAAGTCCTTTACTGGTAAATTAGATTTCACAGTTGAACGGTAATCCCACCAAAAGTACTGTAAGAAGCAGAAAAGAAGGCCAGACATTGCAGGCTAAGAGCTACATTTGAGGAAGCTAACAACCATGTTATTAACAGCTGTCCAAAATGGGACAGTTGCTAATATGTTTGGTACGAAATAGCTTAAAATCAAAGCTGGTTAGCCAGACTCTTGCCAGTGtcgattaaattttttttccattcctgcAGCTGATTTGATGGAGCTGGACATGGCCATGGAGCCAGACCGTAAAGCAGCAGTCAGTCACTGGCAGCAACAGTCCTACCTGGACTCAGGCATCCATTCAGGGGCCACCACAACTGCTCCGTCTCTCAGTGGGAAGGGCAatcctgaggaggaggatgttgaCAACCAGGTCATGTACGAGTGGGAGCAGGGCTTTAACCAGAGTTTCTCCCAGGAACAAGTACAAGGTGGGTCGACTCAAATGGTTTTTTCTGGGCAGTCGTCAATAAAATCCTTCTGTCTAGTCTAACAGCCATTTTTCGTTGCAGACATCGACGGTCAGTATGCCATGACACGGGCCCAGCGGGTGCGCGCTGCGATGTTCCCAGAGACTCTTGAGGAGGGCATGCAGATCCCTTCCACACAATACGATGCAGCAAACCCGACCAACGTCCAGAGGCTGGCAGAGCCCTCGCAAATGCTCAAACATGCTGTGGTCAACCTCATCAACTATCAAGATGATGCCGAGCTGGCGACCAGAGCCATACCGGAACTGACCAAGCTACTCAATGATGAGGACCAGGTAAAGTTAGACTCTCGGTTATGTTACAGGTAATTGATTTTCAGTCGGTGCAATTctttaaaacatgttgtgttccTTTCCAGGTTGTAGTGAACAAAGCGGCAGTGATGGTCCACCAGCTGTCAAAGAAAGAAGCGTCTCGTCACGCCATCATGCGCTCGCCTCAGATGGTGTCGGCCATCGTCAGGACCATGCAGAACACAAACGATGTGGAGACGGCTCGCTGTACAGCAGGAACCCTGCACAACCTGTCCCACCACAGAGAGGGCCTGCTGGCCATTTTCAAGTCAGGAGGAATACCAGCGCTAGTTAAAATGCTGGGGTATGTAGAAGAGGCAGAGGTTGTTCTTTTGGAAAAAACCTTTGAGCATTTCCACTGAGGCTTACTCCTGTAATGTTTCATTATTCTTCCCTTAGTTCACCTGTGGACTCCGTCCTGTTCTACGCCATCACCACGCTCCACAACCTCCTCCTGCATCAAGAAGGTGCCAAGATGGCGGTTCGTTTAGCTGGAGGTCTGCAGAAAATGGTAGCTTTGCTCAACAAAACTAACGTCAAGTTCTTGGCCATCACCACCGACTGTCTCCAGATACTGGCCTACGGAAACCAGGAAAGCAAGGTGAGCTGTTTTGACCGTATTGTGCTCAAATGAAATGTAGAATTCTTACGTTTGTAAATAAAGACGACTGCGATTCAAACGTGTGTAAGGTCAGCTGTCACAGAACCTCCTAACCTCTAGTGCATCTTCTCTTCATGCAGTTGATAATCCTGGCAAGTGGCGGCCCACAAGCGCTGGTCAACATCATGAGGACTTACACCTACGAGAAGCTGTTGTGGACCACAAGCCGCGTTCTCAAAGTTCTGTCAGTCTGCTCCAGTAACAAGCCTGCCATCGTAGAAGCTGGTAAGTTTCCTCAACGATTCATTAGTAGATTTCCTGCTTCTTCATGCATGTGTACCAACAGTTGTTGCATATTTGTCTTCTTGTCCAGGTGGGATGCAGGCCTTGGGACTTCATCTGACAGACCCCAGTCAGAGACTAGTCCAAAACTGCCTCTGGACTCTCAGGAACTTATCAGATGCTGCCACCAAACAGGTGCTgagagctgctcctgctgccttgGCTGGGCTGAGGGAGAAATGTCGTGTTCAGGGACAGAATGTGAGGAAGCAGGGTGTTTTAcatgtttcttcctgttttgctGCCTGCTGTCTAGGAGGGAAtggagggtctgctgggaactcTGGTGCAGCTGCTCGGCAGTGACGACATTAACGTGGTGACCTGTGCTGCCGGCATCCTCTCTAACCTGACCTGCAACAACTACAAGAACAAAATGATGGTCTGCCAGGTGAGTGCATGCACGGTTCAGTGTGCAGTGAATTGTGAAATTTGTCAATTAAACTGCATTCTTTAAAATGATtatacatttatttgattttttttttttcctcttcccagTGAGTTATGGTTTCAGTTACTCGGCT includes:
- the LOC115396738 gene encoding catenin beta-1, which translates into the protein MASQADLMELDMAMEPDRKAAVSHWQQQSYLDSGIHSGATTTAPSLSGKGNPEEEDVDNQVMYEWEQGFNQSFSQEQVQDIDGQYAMTRAQRVRAAMFPETLEEGMQIPSTQYDAANPTNVQRLAEPSQMLKHAVVNLINYQDDAELATRAIPELTKLLNDEDQVVVNKAAVMVHQLSKKEASRHAIMRSPQMVSAIVRTMQNTNDVETARCTAGTLHNLSHHREGLLAIFKSGGIPALVKMLGSPVDSVLFYAITTLHNLLLHQEGAKMAVRLAGGLQKMVALLNKTNVKFLAITTDCLQILAYGNQESKLIILASGGPQALVNIMRTYTYEKLLWTTSRVLKVLSVCSSNKPAIVEAGGMQALGLHLTDPSQRLVQNCLWTLRNLSDAATKQEGMEGLLGTLVQLLGSDDINVVTCAAGILSNLTCNNYKNKMMVCQVGGIEALVRTVLRAGDREDITEPAICALRHLTSRHQDAEMAQNAVRLHYGLPVVVKLLHPPSHWPLIKATVGLIRNLALCPANHAPLREQGAIPRLVQLLVRAHQDTQRRTSMGGTQQQFVEGVRMEEIVEGCTGALHILARDVHNRIVIRGLNTIPLFVQLLYSPIENIQRVAAGVLCELAQDKEAAEAIEAEGATAPLTELLHSRNEGVATYAAAVLFRMSEDKPQDYKKRLSVELTSSLFRTEPMAWNETGDLGLDIGAQGEPLGYRPEDPSYRSFHSGGYGGDTLGMEPMMDHDLGGGHHPGQEYPPVEGLPDLGHAQELIEGLPPGDSNQLAWFDTDL